In the Scylla paramamosain isolate STU-SP2022 unplaced genomic scaffold, ASM3559412v1 Contig1, whole genome shotgun sequence genome, GCTGGGTGTGCATGAGACAGACAATTAGAAAGGTTTACAGTTCAAATGCTACATGtatcttcaaaatacagataataagttgataaatattgaaattaatataaaataccattctttatttaacacttaaccaaacttaaccaacatacacacacacacgctaactcGGACAGTACCCTAACCACCTTACCATCCTGCAGGAGGCCATGTCGGAGGTGCCGGTGGTGGGGTCGCCAGTTCCAgagtacgaggtggaggaggaagaggaagaggaggacgaggaggaggcacggatgaggaagaagaaaagattattacctgtagccctccctccagctgataaggggatattaatgagcccttcctacaggtgtgtctgtctatctgtgtgtctctttccatctctccctctcatttttccagtttctcattattttctccaccctcttccagcctctcactcttttctcagcctctcccagcctctcacaacctgtcacaccctctcccagttattcacagcctctcccaacctctcacagcctctcccaacctctcacagcctctctctctcattcccaatgTATCCAGACCATTCCAGACTCCCCCCAAACTGTTCCCAAGattctcccagtccatcccagcttcTCACAccactcacagcctctctctctctctctctctctcattcccaatgTATCCAGAACATGCCAGACTCACCCCATACcaaacttcccttctctcttcctcccctctccctctctctccctcccctctctcactctcctaacTCTCCCCAGGTCAAGAGATGATTACCGGCCCAAGGCAGTGAAGTTTGCAGATGGGGTGCTGCCAGGGGAGGGGACGTCACCCAGTGGGGGGGAGGAGATCCACTCCCCACCACCccctacccccaccaccaccaccactgctactaccaccactgccaccaggaagaaagagaagaagtttagaaagaagagaaaggttaaAGTGAAGCTGATCAAGCTGGtgagtaagagtgagagagagagagacagagagagagagagagaccacttcagactctctctctctctctctctctctctctctctctctctctctctctctctctctctctctctctctctctctctctctttcttacactCAAAATCACTCCAAATTCTCACTCTTtcaccctctctcactctctctctctctctcaacagtatACTGGAGACAAGGATGGCAGCCACTCTCCCCCGCCCCCTCCAGGGTCACCGCCCCCCTTCACTGCACTGAAGTTGTACCCAGGCTACACCCACTACACCTTCACAGCTCCCAGCACTGCAGTTATATACACACAGCCTTCCCCACAGCAAtatggtaagtagtagtagaagtagtagtagtagtagtagtagtagtagtagtagtagtgggataACAATTTGTAGattattgaatgaaaaaaataataaatatatgtgttgataacagcaacagcaataacagtagtagtagtagtagtatcattattattactgattaaaaacaaaaatatatagattaaaaaaaaataatgatagctTAATTTaacctccccccctccccccaccccccatccccccataGCTTACAACCAAGTGGCAGCCATTCCTGGGGGGGTCGTGGTGGCCAACCGGGGGGGAGCAACGACCCCCACCAACCCCCCCCACAGGGATGTTCAGTTATCCTGGGTATGTGTACACCACCCTctactccccttccccctcccctgcccAGCCCACCTCCCTCCAGTATATTCttccagcagcaacagcagcagcagcagcaggagcaggaggaggaggtggaggaggaggaggaggggccaggaggaaggaggagtgaggaagaagaggaggaggagaaagaggaagaaggattgtcagcaagagaagaggaagaggaggagaggaataaggaagagaatgacttgatatttctctctctctctctctctctctctctctctctctctctctctctctctgtctgtgtgtaagatataattaattattctttattattattattattattattattattattattattattaaagagcaaatagaatagagaagaataaagttaagaattttgttattattattattattattgttattattattattattattattatacatttgtttccttgtatataaataaaattgtaattgtgatgttttttttatttgcattctctctctctctctctctctctctctctctctctctctctcatccgacGAGAGTTAATTACAACATTTAAATTACACGAGTGAAGCGAACGAGATTGAGAAGAGTAATATTGGATTGTttagaaagaggagaggtggaggaaggaaggaagagtgtgtgtgtgtgtgtgtgtgtgtggggaagtgAAGCTGGAAgtggatgagaaagaaaaggaggtgagggagttgttgttgttgttattatcattattgttactactactacaactactactactactactactactactactacttttacctcTGAATATTCCTTatttacattcacacacacacacacacacacatacacatacataggtatatgtgtgtgtgtgtgtgtgtgttcagggcTGAACATTAAACACTAGACcatttagagaaagagagagagagaaaggaagttgTCAAATGTGGGTActtatgttgagagagagagagaaacattgatAATCAGATGACAAACAGGTGAAAAATTAAGGTATGTGACTGATgaacgagagacagagagagagagagagagagagagagatggttacgTAAGGGGGTCTGTGGCtggggtggtggtgtttgtctcgttttctcttGTTCATAATTTAtctttgcttctgtattttaataaaacactcaaaaaacagaatATATAAGTTTACTTGACACAAGCCAGCAAACATACCAGCGCAGATATATTAATAGcattgataagaaaaaaaaataataataattacgaCTATACGAACTCTGAAGTGCTTTCAAATacatttttcctgttaataatacacaaatcttgttaatctgtcactagaactttaAAAACATCTTTGAAGACTTACGTAGCTTCATCATCTGATCAGCTCAGTGGGAAGGCAGCGCAGAATGCCTGAACATAAGTGGCTTGTCTAATTCCCAGCAGTCGTCCCAGTCGGCCCCCCGTTTACCGCTATTGGCGAGAGAGATGGGCCGAGCTGTGGAATGCGATGCTGGAGTTtggtaatggaaaaaaatgttaaatgtgGGTGGAATTGATATATAACTTAACAGATTGTGTGATTAGGTAGCGCTGGATACGTAATGATTAGATTGGCTAGGTCTGGTGATTTAGTTAGCTACATAAGGTGACACGATTAGGTTGGGCTGATATGACATACCAGGCCCTAATTAGGTTGATTTAGTGAGATTGAGTAGGTGTGATTAGGCTGGAGAGAGCATTGGACAGGTGACGCAGTTTATCTTATTAGGTGAGATGAATAACTTGATCagattgtttatttatgtcCGAAGAAAATGTTTAGTTAATTGGCCAGTGACAAGTTGCAAAGG is a window encoding:
- the LOC135095806 gene encoding zinc finger CCCH domain-containing protein 13-like isoform X2, with the translated sequence MQVVGVPGFPPTPAPDPCPSHPSPCDPCPVIPHPLLPPCGAASGGGGRWRWATHTWVSCGLAYLPPQQQIPRINEDMVDPEIAAAAREREKQERRERKERRRREREARREARQRERERKRLILLQQQLQQQQQLANEEGEGPSSDAEDEVLFREAMSEVPVVGSPVPEYEVEEEEEEEDEEEARMRKKKRLLPVALPPADKGILMSPSYRSRDDYRPKAVKFADGVLPGEGTSPSGGEEIHSPPPPTPTTTTTATTTTATRKKEKKFRKKRKVKVKLIKLYTGDKDGSHSPPPPPGSPPPFTALKLYPGYTHYTFTAPSTAVIYTQPSPQQYATAAAAAGAGGGGGGGGGGARRKEE
- the LOC135095806 gene encoding zinc finger CCCH domain-containing protein 18-like isoform X1, whose protein sequence is MQVVGVPGFPPTPAPDPCPSHPSPCDPCPVIPHPLLPPCGAASGGGGRWRWATHTWVSCGLAYLPPQQQIPRINEDMVDPEIAAAAREREKQERRERKERRRREREARREARQRERERKRLILLQQQLQQQQQLANEEGEGPSSDAEDEVLFREAMSEVPVVGSPVPEYEVEEEEEEEDEEEARMRKKKRLLPVALPPADKGILMSPSYRSRDDYRPKAVKFADGVLPGEGTSPSGGEEIHSPPPPTPTTTTTATTTTATRKKEKKFRKKRKVKVKLIKLYTGDKDGSHSPPPPPGSPPPFTALKLYPGYTHYTFTAPSTAVIYTQPSPQQYAYNQVAAIPGGVVVANRGGATTPTNPPHRDVQLSWVCVHHPLLPFPLPCPAHLPPVYSSSSNSSSSSRSRRRRWRRRRRGQEEGGVRKKRRRRKRKKDCQQEKRKRRRGIRKRMT